One window of the Sphaerochaeta associata genome contains the following:
- a CDS encoding peptidase U32 family protein, with amino-acid sequence MTELALPAGSLQAALTAFAEGADAVYLGMKSFSARKMATNFSFEDLAKLRQVALTQDKKIYVTVNTLVDDSQLGEVVQTLKQIAFIGCDGIIVQDLGLVQIIRTLFPSLSLHASTQLAVHTVGGVRELVRLGFERVVLARELTFEEIKYIREACPDVQLKVFIHGALCYSFSGLCTASEQLCGRSANCGACAQICRNYFSVSADPAVSEVLSPIPEGQRDGWFFSMSDLKAGPVAKQLQDLGIESLKVEGRMKSPAYTSLAARYYRAVLDGQSDTEELDEALSIVFSRRQTGGWLAGYGRTKQDFSIRRTPTLGSTSFPSHRGLKAGTVLLVKEGRALVRLERKLSLRDGLMYFTKGTREPIETVKFGLSQLIDQRGRSITEAYKGDTVQINLPASSAVPKAGELIMVISRHDQNTALLSEALPPVKKPIDMSITITDEGLTLSSSQGTQFFALQVSKANKKQETKANLTQIFSQSDTSYFTLGSLTLENRTKYGLDELFLPLSSLKAARRAWYESLDRNLARFFTSTEEHKIVADKQEMETLPPRSALQTDAPLPFLDLKVLRRKVEEGASPSSLLFTFEDRLFLPLSPVMFDERQFNADLDELIEALRNEGVLQQVRFGLNNIGQVSYFEERQLACFFDIYLYLANSEAANLALSMGLNLKGGYLWMERHEGDFSSWPFIPAIVEDSFKPPLFISRSCFRRDSLMQSCEHCPHRGSWYVKGDKERYKVLVEDCITYLVRA; translated from the coding sequence ATGACAGAACTCGCTCTCCCTGCAGGTTCCCTGCAAGCCGCCCTTACGGCTTTCGCCGAAGGCGCCGATGCCGTTTACCTCGGCATGAAAAGTTTCTCCGCCCGGAAGATGGCCACCAACTTCAGTTTTGAGGACCTCGCAAAACTCAGGCAGGTTGCGCTTACTCAGGACAAGAAAATATACGTAACCGTGAACACCCTCGTCGACGACTCACAGCTTGGTGAGGTTGTGCAAACCCTCAAGCAGATTGCATTCATCGGCTGCGACGGCATCATCGTCCAGGATTTGGGGCTTGTTCAGATCATCAGGACCCTGTTTCCCTCCCTTTCTCTTCATGCAAGCACCCAGCTGGCTGTGCATACGGTCGGCGGTGTGCGTGAGTTGGTTCGTCTTGGCTTTGAGCGGGTGGTTCTCGCCCGTGAACTTACCTTCGAGGAGATCAAGTACATCCGTGAGGCCTGCCCCGATGTGCAGCTGAAGGTGTTCATCCATGGGGCCTTGTGCTACAGCTTCTCAGGCCTTTGCACGGCAAGCGAGCAACTGTGCGGACGCAGTGCAAACTGCGGCGCCTGCGCCCAAATCTGCCGCAACTACTTCTCCGTCTCTGCCGATCCTGCGGTGAGCGAAGTACTCAGCCCGATTCCCGAGGGCCAGCGAGACGGGTGGTTTTTCTCCATGAGCGACCTGAAGGCGGGACCGGTGGCAAAGCAGCTTCAGGACCTCGGCATCGAGAGCCTGAAAGTCGAGGGGAGAATGAAAAGCCCCGCCTATACCTCCCTTGCAGCCCGTTACTATCGTGCTGTCCTTGATGGTCAGAGTGATACCGAAGAGCTCGACGAGGCTTTGAGCATCGTCTTTTCCCGCAGGCAGACAGGCGGCTGGCTGGCTGGGTATGGAAGAACAAAACAGGACTTCTCCATCAGAAGAACGCCCACCTTGGGAAGCACCAGCTTCCCCTCCCACCGCGGCTTGAAGGCCGGAACTGTTCTTCTGGTCAAGGAAGGAAGGGCCTTGGTCCGACTTGAACGCAAGCTCAGCCTCCGTGACGGCCTGATGTATTTTACCAAAGGAACGCGGGAACCGATCGAGACGGTGAAGTTCGGGCTTTCCCAGCTCATCGATCAGCGAGGGAGAAGCATCACCGAAGCCTATAAGGGTGATACGGTGCAAATCAATCTGCCCGCCTCGTCTGCAGTACCGAAGGCGGGGGAGCTGATCATGGTCATAAGCCGCCACGACCAGAATACCGCCCTGCTCAGTGAAGCCCTCCCCCCTGTCAAGAAACCCATCGACATGAGTATAACCATCACCGACGAAGGCCTTACCCTCTCATCAAGCCAGGGCACCCAATTCTTCGCGCTCCAGGTCTCCAAGGCGAACAAGAAGCAGGAAACAAAGGCAAATCTTACGCAGATTTTCAGCCAGAGCGATACCTCGTACTTCACCCTGGGATCACTGACTCTGGAAAATCGTACCAAGTATGGTCTGGATGAGCTGTTCTTACCGCTCTCATCACTCAAAGCGGCCAGAAGGGCATGGTATGAGAGCCTGGACAGGAACCTTGCCCGGTTCTTCACCTCCACCGAGGAGCATAAGATTGTTGCTGACAAGCAGGAGATGGAAACCCTTCCTCCCCGCTCAGCACTGCAAACCGACGCCCCCCTCCCCTTTCTTGACCTGAAAGTATTGAGGCGCAAGGTAGAGGAGGGAGCCTCCCCCTCTTCCTTGCTCTTCACCTTTGAAGACCGATTATTCCTTCCTCTCAGTCCGGTGATGTTCGACGAGCGGCAGTTCAACGCCGACCTCGATGAGCTGATCGAGGCGCTGCGTAATGAAGGAGTACTCCAGCAGGTACGCTTCGGACTGAACAATATCGGCCAGGTTTCTTATTTCGAGGAGCGGCAGCTTGCCTGCTTCTTTGACATCTACCTCTACCTTGCCAACAGCGAAGCTGCAAACCTGGCTCTTTCGATGGGCCTCAATCTCAAGGGAGGATACCTTTGGATGGAACGGCATGAAGGCGATTTCTCCTCATGGCCGTTCATCCCTGCCATCGTGGAGGATTCTTTCAAGCCGCCGCTCTTCATCAGCCGTTCGTGTTTCCGCCGTGATTCGTTGATGCAAAGCTGCGAGCATTGCCCTCATAGGGGCTCCTGGTACGTCAAGGGGGACAAGGAGCGTTACAAGGTCCTGGTCGAGGATTGCATTACGTATTTGGTGAGAGCATAG
- the asd gene encoding aspartate-semialdehyde dehydrogenase, which yields MDKKIKVAVMGATGAVGQVFMWMLADHPWFELAYTTASASRVGLKYASTVHWVMPFEMPKNVRDVEVKEFNMEAMKEAGVKIVFSALPAEVAREAEPQLRDNGFYVFSNAASMRYESNVPILIPETNVEQLDLIKDQGYPDKGFVVTNANCVTTGLAMALAPLRKYGIKNIMLHSYQSVSGAGYPGLSSFDITDNCIPFIKGEEEKIEKEIKKILTINPEVYCYTVRVPVMFGHLEAVWLDLEQDVEVEDIIADWASFKEVSDLPSTPELPVEYGSDNTFPQPKYAFWGNPSGMVVYTGRLKKKNNKIGFLLLVNNIVKGAAGGSIQNAEAFVKRFGLI from the coding sequence ATGGACAAGAAAATTAAAGTTGCCGTAATGGGTGCTACTGGCGCAGTTGGCCAGGTGTTTATGTGGATGCTGGCCGATCATCCTTGGTTTGAATTGGCATACACCACAGCTTCAGCTTCCCGCGTTGGCTTGAAATATGCTTCGACCGTACATTGGGTCATGCCTTTTGAGATGCCGAAGAATGTACGTGACGTGGAAGTGAAAGAGTTCAACATGGAAGCGATGAAGGAAGCAGGAGTCAAGATCGTCTTCTCTGCTCTTCCTGCAGAAGTCGCACGTGAAGCCGAGCCCCAGCTGCGTGACAACGGCTTTTATGTCTTCTCCAACGCCGCTTCCATGCGCTATGAGAGCAATGTTCCCATTCTCATTCCCGAGACCAACGTCGAACAGCTCGACTTGATCAAGGACCAGGGATATCCGGATAAGGGTTTCGTGGTTACCAATGCCAACTGTGTGACAACCGGCTTGGCCATGGCCCTCGCCCCGCTTCGCAAGTACGGGATCAAGAACATTATGCTTCACAGCTATCAGAGTGTCAGCGGTGCAGGATACCCTGGTCTTTCCTCTTTTGACATCACCGACAACTGCATTCCTTTCATCAAGGGTGAGGAAGAGAAAATCGAGAAAGAAATCAAGAAGATTCTCACCATCAATCCGGAAGTGTATTGCTACACCGTGCGCGTACCGGTCATGTTCGGACACCTTGAGGCTGTCTGGCTTGATCTCGAGCAGGACGTTGAGGTCGAGGACATCATCGCCGATTGGGCGTCTTTCAAGGAAGTCTCCGACCTGCCCTCCACTCCTGAATTGCCGGTCGAGTATGGCAGCGACAACACCTTCCCTCAGCCCAAGTATGCCTTCTGGGGAAACCCCAGCGGAATGGTTGTCTATACCGGCCGCCTCAAGAAGAAAAACAACAAGATCGGGTTCCTCCTGCTGGTCAACAACATCGTCAAGGGCGCTGCCGGCGGGTCGATTCAGAATGCCGAAGCCTTTGTAAAGCGGTTCGGCCTCATCTAA
- a CDS encoding phosphoenolpyruvate carboxykinase (GTP), whose translation MNVNDIKHAGLKKWILDFAALTTPEEIVIADGSSAQYDELVAGQLAGGYCVELNPEKRPGSIAYNSDPSDVARVENRTYIAARSKEAAGPTNNWIDPTELKKTMTGLYKGCMKGRTLYVIPFSMGPIGSPIAKIGVELTDSAYVVINMMIMTRVGLKVLDVLGTDGEYVPCYHSVGKPLAEGQSDNGKWPCAPLEDKYISHFPETREIWSYGSGYGGNALLGKKCLALRIASVLAHDEGWLAEHMLILKITNPEGRSIFVTGAFPSACGKTNLAMLVPTIPGWKVETVGDDIAWMKYGADGRLYAINPEAGFFGVAPGTSNDSNYNAMVSASKNSIFTNCALTEDNDVWWEGIGYDAPGKLIDWNGNEWVQNKGDKTQKPAAHPNARFTAPAAQCPSIASEWEDPKGVPISAILFGGRRPKTIPLVHQSHDWNHGVFLGSIVGSEITAAALDLKVGTIRRDPFAMLPFCGYHMGEYFQHWINVGKAAKDQSKLPKIFYVNWFRKTDEGKWLWPGFGENSRVLKWVFEACEGTAKTIDTPIGVMPTADAIDRPEGVSIEDMQELLAVDIDGWLKEVEDIRANHYPKFGDKLPKELATFLDQLEANLKAAK comes from the coding sequence ATGAACGTCAATGACATCAAGCATGCTGGGCTCAAGAAATGGATCTTGGATTTTGCAGCGCTTACGACCCCTGAAGAGATCGTGATCGCAGACGGAAGTTCCGCACAGTATGACGAATTGGTAGCTGGTCAGCTTGCCGGCGGCTATTGTGTCGAACTGAATCCTGAAAAGAGACCCGGTAGTATTGCTTACAACTCTGATCCTTCAGACGTAGCACGCGTTGAGAACAGAACCTACATCGCTGCCCGGTCCAAGGAAGCAGCTGGTCCCACCAATAACTGGATTGATCCCACTGAGCTTAAGAAGACCATGACCGGCCTGTACAAAGGCTGCATGAAAGGTCGCACCCTGTACGTCATTCCGTTCTCCATGGGCCCCATCGGCTCACCCATCGCCAAGATCGGTGTAGAGCTGACCGACAGCGCCTATGTTGTCATCAACATGATGATCATGACCCGTGTCGGTCTGAAGGTCCTCGATGTTCTTGGCACCGACGGTGAATATGTTCCCTGCTACCACTCCGTCGGCAAGCCTCTTGCCGAAGGCCAGAGCGACAACGGCAAGTGGCCCTGCGCTCCGCTTGAGGACAAGTACATCTCCCACTTCCCCGAAACCCGTGAGATTTGGTCCTACGGTTCCGGTTACGGTGGAAACGCACTGCTTGGAAAGAAGTGCCTTGCCCTGCGCATCGCTTCGGTCCTTGCCCATGATGAAGGCTGGCTTGCCGAGCATATGCTCATTCTCAAGATTACCAATCCCGAAGGCAGAAGCATATTCGTCACCGGTGCATTCCCGTCCGCTTGCGGCAAGACCAACCTGGCCATGCTCGTACCCACCATCCCCGGATGGAAGGTTGAGACCGTCGGTGATGACATTGCCTGGATGAAGTACGGCGCCGACGGCAGACTGTATGCCATCAACCCGGAAGCCGGTTTCTTCGGTGTTGCCCCCGGTACCTCCAATGACTCCAACTACAACGCCATGGTCAGTGCTTCCAAGAACAGCATTTTCACCAACTGCGCCCTCACCGAGGACAATGATGTATGGTGGGAAGGCATCGGCTACGATGCTCCCGGCAAGCTGATCGACTGGAACGGCAACGAGTGGGTGCAGAACAAGGGTGACAAGACCCAGAAGCCTGCAGCACACCCCAATGCCCGTTTCACCGCTCCGGCCGCCCAGTGCCCCAGCATTGCTTCCGAGTGGGAAGATCCGAAGGGTGTGCCCATCAGTGCAATCCTGTTCGGCGGACGCCGACCGAAGACCATCCCCTTGGTGCACCAGAGCCATGACTGGAACCATGGTGTATTCCTTGGTTCGATCGTCGGTTCGGAAATCACCGCCGCCGCTCTCGACCTCAAGGTCGGCACCATCAGACGTGACCCGTTTGCCATGCTTCCCTTCTGTGGCTACCACATGGGCGAGTATTTCCAGCACTGGATCAACGTCGGTAAGGCTGCCAAGGATCAGAGCAAGCTTCCCAAGATTTTCTACGTCAACTGGTTCCGCAAGACTGACGAAGGCAAGTGGCTCTGGCCCGGCTTCGGTGAGAACAGCCGTGTCCTGAAGTGGGTCTTCGAGGCCTGTGAAGGTACTGCAAAGACCATCGACACCCCGATCGGCGTCATGCCCACCGCAGATGCAATCGATCGCCCCGAAGGTGTGAGCATCGAGGATATGCAGGAGCTGTTGGCTGTTGACATCGATGGCTGGTTGAAGGAAGTCGAAGACATCCGCGCCAACCACTATCCGAAGTTCGGCGACAAGCTTCCCAAGGAACTTGCAACCTTCCTTGATCAGCTCGAGGCAAACCTCAAGGCTGCCAAGTAA
- a CDS encoding Crp/Fnr family transcriptional regulator → MTMKHDAGNPVLEVPKGTVIYEQGSPCSTMFLLRSGSVGLFLNYHTPQQFELFVISKPGSSLGEMGLFDKEPRNATAVALSDCVLVEISQQNFPAFIAAHPEETTQIILDLSQRFKSAIQEVKNSHQIVAECLEALKEAQANKKDTLKERIRKISDYLLDIPQDVPPELYISFNSRFHGTMF, encoded by the coding sequence ATGACTATGAAACATGACGCTGGAAATCCTGTATTGGAAGTTCCCAAGGGGACGGTAATCTACGAGCAGGGCTCTCCTTGTTCCACGATGTTTTTGCTTCGCAGCGGGAGTGTCGGATTGTTTCTCAACTATCACACGCCACAGCAGTTCGAACTGTTTGTGATATCCAAACCCGGTTCTAGCCTGGGGGAGATGGGATTGTTTGACAAGGAGCCAAGAAACGCTACTGCAGTCGCCCTCTCCGATTGTGTTCTGGTGGAAATTTCCCAACAGAATTTTCCAGCATTCATTGCAGCCCATCCCGAGGAGACGACACAGATCATCCTGGATTTGAGCCAACGCTTCAAGTCGGCCATCCAAGAGGTGAAGAACAGCCACCAAATCGTTGCAGAGTGTCTGGAGGCCCTCAAGGAGGCCCAAGCGAATAAAAAGGATACACTCAAGGAACGGATTCGTAAAATTTCGGATTATTTGTTGGACATACCCCAGGATGTTCCGCCCGAGCTGTATATCAGCTTCAATTCGCGGTTCCACGGGACGATGTTCTAG
- a CDS encoding NUDIX hydrolase, with amino-acid sequence MAEYWDLYDNERKALGRTHLRGRPLPENTYHVVVSVWTVNQDNKLLLTLRSEEKELYPNLWENTSGSVVSGETSAQAALRELEEETGIVATEDELVFLGTARKVFSFVDIYLVRKTMKDSAIRLQQGETTAYRWVTLPELEHIHRQGKLAFPVAYRFEQFRTLFESMLSPNT; translated from the coding sequence ATGGCAGAGTACTGGGATCTGTATGACAATGAACGCAAGGCATTGGGCAGAACGCACCTTCGCGGCCGCCCCCTTCCAGAGAATACCTACCATGTGGTGGTCTCGGTGTGGACGGTCAACCAGGACAACAAGCTGCTGTTGACTCTCCGTTCCGAGGAGAAGGAGCTCTACCCAAACCTTTGGGAGAACACCTCCGGTTCGGTGGTCAGCGGAGAGACCAGCGCCCAGGCGGCCCTGAGGGAGCTTGAGGAGGAGACCGGCATCGTTGCGACCGAGGATGAATTGGTCTTCCTTGGAACGGCACGCAAAGTGTTCTCCTTCGTGGATATCTATCTGGTCAGAAAGACGATGAAAGACTCGGCAATCCGCCTGCAGCAGGGGGAAACCACCGCTTACCGGTGGGTGACCCTCCCTGAACTGGAACACATCCACCGGCAAGGCAAGCTTGCCTTCCCTGTAGCCTATCGGTTCGAGCAGTTCAGGACATTGTTTGAATCTATGCTCTCACCAAATACGTAA
- a CDS encoding phosphoenolpyruvate carboxykinase (GTP) → MTKFEAILTEKMSAESLTKLMALQNEKVLQFVGTFAEHCDPTSIYVCDDSEKDTQYVRDKALALGEEFTLAHSKQTIHWDGYGDQARDKKNTRFMVYKENMAEMATLNSVEYEQGYAEIMSIAKGIMKGKEAVVLFYSEGPTQSPFTIPCIQFTDSWYVAHSENILYRTAYTHFLNMKKTEKGDFFRFIHSAGPLDENNCSADLENRRIYMDTRNNIVYSMNNQYAGNSVGLKKHSMRLAINKSGKEGWLCEHMFVMAALDKGKNRKTYFCGAYPSACGKTSTAMIPGEQIVGDDIAYFRNINGEFRAVNVEFGMFGIIKDVNEQDDPVIFKNLMMNQEVIFSNVLCGPDNRPYWLGMGVEAPEEGRNHFGQWRKGLQDATGKEVGVAHGNARYTMRLDYLDNIDKQGFEAKDGVKVDGVLYGGRDSDITVPVEESPDWKDGILIKAATLESETTSATLGKEGVRTPSPMANMDFVSYPLGTYTMNNIRFGESVKKPPRIFSNNYFMRDENGCFMTSKLAKKVWLHWAEGRIHGEYEAYDTPTGKIPRYADLKVLFAKHLNEEFPKEKYDYLFTFRCTKWIEKLERTKAYYQKMDPNTPKEIFDYWDETIARISKARDTYGDLILPGAFKG, encoded by the coding sequence ATGACAAAGTTTGAAGCCATTCTTACAGAAAAAATGAGTGCAGAGAGCCTGACAAAGCTCATGGCCTTGCAAAATGAGAAGGTTCTGCAGTTCGTAGGAACATTCGCCGAGCACTGTGATCCCACAAGCATCTATGTATGCGATGACAGTGAGAAGGATACCCAATACGTCAGGGACAAGGCCCTCGCACTCGGTGAAGAATTCACGTTGGCACACTCCAAGCAGACCATTCACTGGGACGGCTACGGTGATCAGGCACGTGACAAGAAGAACACCCGTTTCATGGTCTACAAGGAAAACATGGCAGAAATGGCAACGCTGAACTCGGTTGAATACGAGCAGGGCTACGCTGAGATCATGAGTATTGCAAAAGGCATCATGAAGGGAAAGGAAGCAGTGGTTTTGTTCTATTCTGAAGGGCCTACCCAAAGCCCGTTCACCATCCCCTGCATCCAGTTTACCGACAGCTGGTACGTCGCCCACTCCGAGAATATTTTGTATCGCACCGCCTATACACACTTTTTGAACATGAAGAAGACGGAGAAAGGTGATTTCTTCAGGTTCATCCACTCTGCAGGCCCGCTTGATGAAAACAATTGTTCGGCCGACTTGGAAAACCGAAGAATCTACATGGATACCCGGAACAACATCGTATACTCCATGAACAACCAATACGCCGGCAATTCCGTGGGACTGAAAAAGCACTCCATGCGCCTGGCGATCAACAAGTCCGGCAAGGAAGGATGGCTGTGTGAACACATGTTCGTCATGGCAGCCCTGGACAAGGGGAAGAACCGCAAGACATATTTCTGCGGCGCCTACCCTTCTGCATGCGGCAAGACTTCCACCGCCATGATTCCCGGCGAACAAATCGTTGGTGATGACATTGCCTATTTCAGGAACATCAACGGAGAATTCAGGGCGGTCAATGTTGAGTTCGGCATGTTCGGCATCATCAAGGATGTCAACGAGCAGGACGACCCGGTCATTTTCAAGAACCTGATGATGAATCAGGAAGTGATTTTCTCCAACGTCCTGTGCGGCCCCGACAACAGACCCTATTGGCTTGGTATGGGCGTTGAGGCCCCTGAAGAGGGCCGCAACCATTTCGGACAGTGGAGAAAGGGATTGCAGGATGCAACCGGCAAGGAAGTGGGCGTCGCCCACGGCAATGCACGGTACACCATGCGCCTGGACTACCTGGACAACATCGACAAGCAGGGCTTCGAGGCAAAAGACGGCGTCAAGGTGGATGGAGTGCTCTATGGCGGAAGGGACAGCGACATCACCGTTCCGGTCGAGGAGTCACCTGACTGGAAAGACGGCATCCTCATCAAGGCAGCCACCCTTGAATCGGAAACCACCAGCGCCACCTTGGGCAAGGAAGGGGTGAGAACGCCCAGTCCCATGGCCAACATGGACTTTGTCTCCTATCCGCTTGGAACCTATACCATGAACAACATCAGGTTCGGCGAATCGGTGAAGAAGCCCCCGAGAATTTTCAGCAACAACTACTTCATGCGTGATGAGAACGGCTGTTTCATGACCAGCAAGCTTGCAAAGAAAGTGTGGCTGCATTGGGCCGAGGGCCGAATCCATGGTGAATATGAAGCCTACGACACCCCCACCGGAAAGATTCCCCGCTACGCGGACCTGAAGGTCCTCTTTGCAAAGCACCTGAACGAGGAATTCCCCAAGGAGAAGTACGACTATTTGTTTACCTTCCGCTGCACCAAGTGGATTGAGAAACTGGAGAGAACCAAGGCTTATTACCAGAAAATGGACCCCAATACCCCGAAGGAGATCTTCGACTACTGGGATGAGACCATTGCAAGAATTTCCAAGGCAAGGGATACGTATGGGGACCTGATTCTCCCCGGAGCGTTCAAGGGTTAG
- a CDS encoding P-II family nitrogen regulator produces the protein MRNTLLFAIVEEGKADVLMQVAKKAGSTGGTILTGRGTASSSLLCILGLGDSHKEILMTVINDAVKDAVFKAISNDRHVHGVLAAVPASWDGEASSAPKTVEWNLINVICTSGYADDIMTAARKAGASGGTIVNGRGTAKSDDIAFYGSTLVPEKELLMMFVKREHTDRILASIAQLSCMQNPGSGIAFTLAVQEVIKLGR, from the coding sequence ATGAGAAATACCTTGTTGTTTGCAATTGTAGAAGAAGGGAAGGCCGATGTTCTGATGCAGGTAGCCAAGAAAGCCGGCAGTACCGGAGGCACCATCCTTACCGGACGCGGTACCGCATCCAGCTCTCTTTTGTGCATCCTTGGTCTTGGTGATTCCCACAAGGAAATCCTGATGACCGTAATCAATGATGCAGTCAAGGATGCAGTCTTCAAAGCAATAAGCAACGACCGTCATGTGCATGGGGTGCTTGCCGCCGTGCCGGCTTCATGGGATGGAGAGGCCTCTTCCGCACCAAAGACTGTAGAGTGGAATCTGATCAACGTAATCTGCACCAGCGGGTATGCCGACGATATCATGACTGCAGCCCGCAAGGCGGGAGCAAGCGGAGGAACCATCGTCAACGGCCGGGGAACCGCCAAATCGGATGACATTGCCTTTTACGGCTCGACTTTGGTACCCGAGAAGGAACTTTTGATGATGTTCGTGAAACGGGAACATACCGATAGGATTCTTGCTTCCATCGCACAGCTTTCCTGCATGCAGAATCCTGGCAGTGGAATCGCCTTTACCTTAGCAGTGCAAGAAGTTATAAAACTTGGGAGATAG
- a CDS encoding DUF1538 domain-containing protein produces the protein MELLKKLKEVGSSIIPILALVALMHFFITPLPAGSLTSFIIGGFLLIVGLSLFLLGVDIGLLPIGERIGSAATRSKHLPVLLGTGFLVGVVIILAEPNIAVLAEQVKGVNPSISKTSLVSMIAIGVGFYLMVGMVRVVFHLSLRLVYLVSYALLFILFIFSPIEMMGIAFDAGGAATGPLSVPFIMAIGIGIARVQKKQNDADNFGYVSLALIGPTFALGILGLFNKGGGAAASGDASVAAAGNFLTLIQPSLAMTTQALVPLLLLCLFYQIFLLKMPLGQLVRMGTGFVYLFIGLTLFFMGSNGGFIPVGYQIGYAIGTYNQYLLLLVGAVIGAITVLSEPSVWVLVNQVQEITQGHIKKPLMLVALAIGVGLSLFLAMIRVITGLSIWYFVLTTYALAVLLSFFVPDLFVGLSFDSGSVSSGPMASTFILAFAIGSSVSVGGNPLTDAFGVIIFVSMTPVVIVELLGLVYKRTQKKMDASKGEKSI, from the coding sequence ATGGAGTTGCTCAAGAAGTTAAAGGAAGTTGGATCATCCATCATTCCCATTCTCGCGCTTGTTGCACTCATGCATTTTTTCATCACTCCGCTGCCGGCGGGCTCATTGACATCCTTCATCATCGGAGGTTTCCTGCTTATCGTAGGCCTCTCCCTGTTTTTGCTGGGAGTCGACATTGGATTGCTGCCCATTGGTGAGCGCATAGGTTCAGCGGCAACGCGCTCCAAGCACTTGCCGGTCCTGCTTGGAACCGGCTTTCTTGTAGGGGTCGTCATCATTCTCGCAGAGCCGAATATTGCGGTCCTGGCCGAACAGGTGAAAGGGGTGAACCCTTCGATTTCCAAGACATCCCTTGTTTCCATGATAGCCATCGGGGTTGGGTTCTATCTCATGGTCGGCATGGTCAGGGTTGTTTTCCACCTCTCGCTTCGCTTGGTCTATCTGGTCAGCTATGCCCTGTTATTCATTCTTTTCATCTTCAGCCCCATTGAAATGATGGGTATCGCCTTCGATGCCGGTGGAGCAGCCACCGGTCCGCTGTCGGTGCCTTTCATCATGGCCATCGGTATCGGTATCGCCCGTGTCCAGAAGAAACAGAACGACGCCGACAACTTTGGGTATGTCTCCCTCGCCCTCATCGGTCCGACGTTCGCCCTTGGAATTCTTGGCCTGTTCAACAAAGGAGGAGGCGCTGCTGCTTCGGGCGATGCCAGCGTTGCTGCGGCGGGAAACTTCCTCACACTCATCCAGCCGAGCCTTGCAATGACGACCCAAGCCCTCGTTCCGCTTCTCCTGCTCTGTCTTTTCTATCAAATCTTTCTGTTGAAAATGCCCCTTGGCCAACTTGTCCGCATGGGAACGGGATTTGTCTATCTTTTCATCGGGCTTACCCTTTTTTTCATGGGGAGCAACGGCGGCTTCATCCCGGTGGGGTATCAGATCGGATACGCCATCGGGACCTACAATCAGTACCTGCTGCTCTTGGTTGGGGCGGTCATCGGCGCCATCACCGTCCTCTCGGAGCCCTCCGTGTGGGTGCTGGTGAACCAGGTGCAGGAGATCACCCAGGGACATATCAAAAAACCTCTCATGCTTGTCGCTCTTGCAATCGGGGTGGGTTTGTCGCTCTTTCTTGCCATGATTCGGGTGATAACCGGACTCTCCATCTGGTACTTTGTATTGACCACCTATGCATTGGCAGTATTACTCTCCTTCTTTGTGCCCGACCTGTTCGTCGGACTCTCTTTCGATAGCGGCAGCGTCTCCTCGGGTCCCATGGCTTCCACGTTCATTCTTGCATTCGCCATCGGCAGCTCGGTGTCGGTGGGAGGCAATCCCCTCACTGATGCATTCGGGGTGATAATCTTTGTTTCGATGACACCTGTAGTCATTGTTGAGCTTCTGGGCCTTGTCTACAAACGAACGCAAAAGAAAATGGACGCTTCAAAAGGAGAAAAGAGCATATGA